From Pseudomonas vanderleydeniana, the proteins below share one genomic window:
- a CDS encoding NAD synthetase — protein MSSSLAGIGMDSSPSQFFARQRIASQVDLPKLFAAIDADPGIVGAGVVYIDAEFNVVTLREFQPICSIKPKRVILREAQKYIAPKQFAQQVQDNPRESRLVSEAINTSLSCAGAVIGWVVVLSGSVAVPFSAGASSVLVAIGYTAATASTAQCIVGGYRTVNEVTNPARNDYLDSEAWYQYTSIALDAASLLGVGASALTSIKLVRITKATTGKSVRDVLRGLNRQERAKLTKELLSINDPRLTPKMLKLKQLAGDLPKRFTPTELRHATVTQIKDSLGAAIGLTGSALSGNVKTIAVGLYEEIEE, from the coding sequence GTGAGCTCTTCGCTAGCCGGCATCGGCATGGACTCCAGTCCCTCCCAGTTTTTCGCCCGCCAGCGCATCGCCAGCCAGGTCGACCTGCCCAAGCTGTTCGCCGCGATCGATGCCGATCCCGGTATTGTTGGTGCGGGTGTCGTGTATATCGATGCCGAATTCAACGTAGTGACCCTGCGCGAGTTCCAGCCGATCTGCAGCATCAAGCCCAAGCGGGTGATCCTGCGTGAGGCACAGAAATACATCGCGCCGAAGCAGTTCGCCCAGCAGGTGCAGGACAACCCCCGGGAGTCGCGGTTGGTCAGCGAGGCGATCAACACCAGCCTCTCGTGTGCCGGTGCGGTGATCGGTTGGGTCGTGGTGCTTAGTGGTTCGGTGGCGGTGCCGTTTTCGGCCGGGGCCAGTTCGGTACTGGTTGCCATCGGCTATACCGCCGCGACCGCGAGTACCGCGCAGTGCATCGTCGGAGGCTATCGCACGGTCAACGAGGTGACCAACCCGGCACGTAACGACTACCTCGACAGTGAAGCCTGGTACCAGTACACCTCGATTGCTCTGGACGCTGCTTCGCTGTTGGGTGTCGGCGCTTCCGCGCTGACTTCCATCAAGCTGGTGCGCATCACCAAGGCCACCACCGGTAAGAGCGTTCGTGACGTGCTACGCGGGCTCAATCGCCAGGAGCGGGCCAAGTTGACCAAGGAATTGTTAAGTATCAACGACCCACGGCTGACGCCGAAGATGCTCAAGCTGAAACAGTTGGCCGGTGATCTGCCCAAGCGTTTCACTCCCACCGAGCTGCGCCACGCCACTGTCACCCAGATCAAGGATTCGCTGGGCGCGGCAATCGGGCTGACCGGCAGTGCCTTGTCCGGCAACGTGAAAACCATTGCGGTGGGGCTTTACGAGGAGATCGAGGAGTAA
- the azu gene encoding azurin codes for MFAKVVAVSLLALASGQVFAAECKTTIDSTDQMSFNTKAIEIDKSCKTFTVELTHGGSLPKNVMGHNWVLSKEADMQPIASDGISAGIDKNYLKDGDTRVIAHTKIIGAGEKDSVTFDVSKLSASEKYGFFCSFPGHISMMKGTVTLK; via the coding sequence ATGTTTGCCAAAGTTGTCGCGGTATCCCTGCTGGCCCTCGCCAGCGGCCAGGTGTTCGCAGCCGAGTGTAAAACCACTATCGATTCCACCGATCAGATGTCCTTCAACACCAAGGCCATCGAGATCGACAAGAGCTGCAAGACCTTCACCGTCGAGCTGACCCACGGTGGCAGCCTGCCGAAGAACGTCATGGGCCATAACTGGGTGCTGAGCAAGGAAGCCGACATGCAGCCGATCGCGTCGGACGGCATTTCCGCCGGTATCGACAAGAACTACCTGAAAGACGGTGATACCCGTGTTATCGCCCACACCAAGATCATCGGTGCCGGCGAGAAAGACTCGGTGACCTTCGACGTATCGAAGCTCAGTGCTTCCGAGAAGTACGGCTTCTTCTGCTCGTTCCCAGGCCACATCTCGATGATGAAAGGCACCGTCACCCTCAAGTGA
- the nadE gene encoding ammonia-dependent NAD(+) synthetase, producing MQAVQRQIAEQLKVQPPFADQAALEAEVARRITFIQDCLQNSGLKSLVLGISGGVDSLTAGLLAQRAVRELRERTGDEQYRFIAVRLPYEVQFDEHEATASVDFINPDERHTVNIGPAVKALAAQVAAFEGKATVSRDFVLGNTKARMRMVAQYTIAGAANGLVIGTDHAAEAVMGFFTKFGDGACDLAPLSGLVKNQVRAIARSFGAPESLVEKVPTADLEDLAPGKPDEASHGVTYVEIDAFLHGQPVRQEAFDIICRTYEKTHHKREMPFAP from the coding sequence ATGCAAGCCGTACAGCGCCAGATTGCCGAACAGCTCAAGGTCCAGCCACCGTTCGCCGACCAGGCCGCTCTCGAGGCCGAGGTGGCCCGGCGCATCACCTTTATCCAGGACTGCTTGCAGAACTCGGGTCTCAAGAGCCTGGTGCTGGGCATCAGTGGCGGCGTCGACTCGCTGACCGCCGGCCTGCTGGCCCAGCGCGCCGTGCGCGAACTGCGCGAGCGCACCGGTGACGAGCAGTACCGCTTCATCGCGGTGCGCCTGCCCTACGAAGTCCAGTTCGACGAACATGAGGCCACCGCCTCGGTGGACTTCATCAACCCCGATGAACGCCATACCGTGAACATCGGCCCGGCAGTCAAGGCACTGGCGGCGCAAGTCGCGGCGTTCGAAGGCAAGGCCACCGTCTCGCGGGACTTCGTGCTCGGCAACACCAAGGCGCGGATGCGCATGGTTGCCCAGTACACCATCGCCGGTGCCGCCAACGGCCTGGTGATCGGTACCGACCACGCGGCCGAGGCGGTGATGGGTTTCTTCACCAAGTTCGGTGATGGTGCCTGCGACCTCGCGCCCCTGAGCGGCCTGGTGAAGAACCAGGTCCGGGCGATCGCACGCAGCTTCGGCGCCCCCGAGTCGCTGGTGGAAAAGGTACCGACCGCCGATCTGGAGGACCTCGCTCCCGGTAAGCCGGACGAGGCATCCCACGGCGTGACCTATGTCGAGATCGACGCCTTCCTGCACGGCCAGCCGGTACGCCAGGAAGCCTTCGACATCATCTGCCGGACCTACGAGAAGACCCACCACAAGCGCGAAATGCCATTCGCGCCGTAA
- the pncB gene encoding nicotinate phosphoribosyltransferase — protein sequence MSDKAFGDRIVQNLLDTDFYKLTMMQAVLHNYPNVEVEWDFRCRNSEDLQPYLAEIRYQIERLAELSLSADQLGFLERISFLKPDFLRFLGLFRFNLRYVHTGIENGELFIRLRGPWLHVILFEVPLLAIVSEVRNRYRYQETELNQAREQLYRKFDWLTANASADELAHLQVADFGTRRRFSYRVQEEVVSVLKHDFPGRFVGTSNVHLAREFDMKPLGTMAHEWIMAHQQLGPRLIDSQIAALDCWVREYRGLLGIALTDCITTDAFLKDFDLYFAKLFDGLRHDSGDPVQWGEKCIARYHQLGIDPMSKTLVFSDSLNLPKALEIFRALRGRINVSFGIGTNLTCDIPGVEPMSIVLKMTACNGQPVAKISDEPGKAQCKDPNFVSYLRHVFRVAD from the coding sequence ATGAGCGATAAGGCCTTTGGCGATCGCATCGTGCAGAACCTGCTCGACACCGACTTCTACAAGCTGACGATGATGCAGGCGGTACTGCACAACTACCCCAACGTCGAAGTCGAATGGGACTTCCGCTGCCGCAACAGCGAGGACCTGCAGCCGTACCTGGCGGAAATCCGCTACCAGATCGAGCGTCTCGCCGAGCTGAGCCTGAGCGCGGACCAGCTGGGATTTCTCGAGCGCATCAGTTTTCTCAAGCCGGACTTCCTGCGCTTCCTCGGCCTGTTCCGTTTCAACCTGCGCTACGTGCACACCGGCATCGAAAACGGCGAGCTGTTCATCCGCCTGCGCGGCCCGTGGCTGCATGTGATCCTGTTCGAGGTACCACTGCTGGCAATCGTCAGCGAAGTGCGCAACCGCTATCGCTACCAGGAAACCGAGTTGAACCAGGCCCGCGAGCAGCTGTACCGCAAGTTCGACTGGCTGACCGCCAACGCCAGCGCCGATGAGCTGGCGCACCTGCAGGTCGCCGACTTCGGCACCCGCCGGCGCTTCTCCTACCGGGTCCAGGAGGAAGTGGTGAGCGTGCTCAAGCATGACTTCCCGGGGCGCTTCGTCGGCACCAGCAACGTGCACCTGGCCCGCGAGTTCGACATGAAACCCCTGGGCACCATGGCCCACGAATGGATCATGGCCCACCAGCAACTCGGCCCGCGACTGATCGACAGCCAGATCGCCGCGCTCGACTGCTGGGTCCGCGAGTACCGCGGCCTGCTGGGGATCGCGCTGACCGACTGCATCACCACCGACGCCTTCCTGAAGGATTTCGACCTGTACTTCGCCAAGCTGTTCGACGGCCTGCGCCATGACTCGGGCGACCCGGTACAGTGGGGCGAAAAATGCATAGCCCGTTACCACCAGCTGGGCATCGACCCGATGAGCAAGACCCTGGTGTTCTCCGACAGCCTCAATCTGCCCAAGGCCCTGGAGATATTCCGGGCGCTGCGCGGTCGGATCAATGTCAGCTTCGGCATCGGCACCAACCTCACCTGCGACATTCCCGGGGTGGAACCGATGAGCATCGTGCTTAAAATGACCGCCTGCAACGGCCAGCCCGTGGCGAAGATTTCCGATGAGCCGGGCAAGGCCCAGTGCAAGGACCCGAACTTCGTCTCCTACCTGCGTCATGTGTTCCGGGTAGCCGATTAA
- a CDS encoding LysR family transcriptional regulator, whose protein sequence is MLNKRHLPSITALQCFEAVTRHLSFTRAAEELNLTQSAVSKQVAQLEELLQHLLFRRVRRRLQLTPAGDLYLVEVRKILTQMEMSTHYLRSYGGETEVLRVSTPPTFGARWLVPRLKGWRLRHPHIHLDLRSEQEAEDLLQGHSDLAFYFGQGSRPGTECLKLFGEELVPVCAPASLSEHPLEDPTQLSELVLLQNASRPQAWHEWFDSQGYHTEHSYHGPRFETFYMCIRAAQVGCGVALLPRFLVEEELADGKLVIPWQHAMPSHDAYYLAYPEHSAEVPKVKSFVHWMQEQINSPAQP, encoded by the coding sequence ATGCTGAATAAAAGACACCTGCCCTCGATCACCGCCCTGCAGTGTTTCGAGGCCGTCACCCGCCACCTGAGCTTCACCCGTGCGGCAGAGGAACTGAACCTGACCCAGAGCGCAGTCAGCAAACAGGTCGCGCAGCTCGAAGAACTGCTCCAGCACCTGCTGTTCCGTCGGGTGCGTCGCCGCCTGCAACTGACGCCGGCCGGAGACCTGTATCTGGTGGAAGTGCGAAAGATCCTCACGCAGATGGAGATGTCGACCCATTACCTGCGCTCCTACGGCGGCGAAACCGAGGTCCTGCGGGTCTCCACGCCGCCGACGTTCGGTGCCCGCTGGTTGGTGCCCCGCCTCAAGGGCTGGCGCCTGCGCCATCCGCATATTCACCTGGACCTGCGCAGCGAACAGGAGGCCGAGGACCTGTTGCAAGGGCACAGCGACCTGGCGTTCTACTTCGGCCAGGGTTCACGCCCGGGCACCGAGTGCCTGAAGCTGTTCGGCGAGGAACTGGTACCGGTCTGCGCCCCCGCCAGCCTCTCCGAACACCCCCTGGAAGACCCGACGCAACTGAGCGAGCTGGTCCTGCTGCAGAACGCTTCGCGCCCCCAGGCCTGGCACGAGTGGTTCGACAGCCAGGGCTATCACACCGAACACAGCTATCACGGGCCGCGCTTCGAGACCTTCTACATGTGTATCCGTGCGGCGCAGGTCGGCTGTGGCGTGGCCCTGCTGCCGCGTTTCCTGGTGGAGGAGGAACTGGCCGACGGCAAGCTGGTGATCCCCTGGCAGCATGCGATGCCCAGCCATGACGCCTATTACCTGGCGTACCCGGAGCATTCGGCGGAAGTGCCCAAGGTGAAGAGTTTCGTGCATTGGATGCAGGAGCAGATCAACAGTCCGGCGCAGCCTTGA
- the amaB gene encoding L-piperidine-6-carboxylate dehydrogenase: MVAALLDRLGVDPALYQQGRQPVHSPIDGSRIGAVNWQGPAEVEQQVGRAERAFEAWRKVPAPRRGELVRQFGELLRQYKADLGELVSWEAGKITQEGLGEVQEMIDICDFAVGLSRQLYGLTIASERPGHHMRETWHPLGVVGVISAFNFPVAVWAWNTTLALVCGNPVIWKPSEKTPLTALACQALFDRVLKNFSDAPPYLSQVIIGGRDAGEALVDDPRVALISATGSTRMGREVAPKVAARFARSILELGGNNAMILGPSADLDMAVRAILFSAVGTAGQRCTTLRRLIAHESVKDEIVIRLKAAYAKVRIGHPLEGNLIGPLIDKHSFDAMQDALEQALSEGGRVFGGQRQLQDQFPNAYYVSPAIVEMPEQSDVVRHETFAPILYVIGYSDFAEALRLNNAVPQGLSSCIFTTDVREAELFMSAVGSDCGIANVNIGPSGAEIGGAFGGEKETGGGRESGSDAWRGYMRRQTNTVNYSLELPLAQGIVFD, encoded by the coding sequence ATGGTTGCCGCATTGCTCGATCGTCTTGGTGTTGACCCGGCGCTGTATCAACAGGGCCGGCAGCCCGTGCATTCGCCAATCGACGGCAGCCGCATTGGCGCCGTGAACTGGCAGGGCCCGGCCGAGGTCGAGCAGCAGGTCGGTCGCGCCGAACGGGCCTTCGAGGCCTGGCGCAAGGTGCCGGCACCGCGCCGTGGCGAGCTGGTGCGGCAGTTCGGCGAACTGTTGCGCCAGTACAAGGCCGACCTCGGCGAGCTGGTCTCCTGGGAAGCGGGCAAGATCACCCAGGAAGGCCTGGGCGAAGTCCAGGAGATGATCGACATCTGCGACTTCGCGGTCGGCCTGTCCCGTCAGTTGTATGGCCTGACCATCGCCTCCGAGCGCCCTGGCCACCACATGCGTGAAACCTGGCACCCGCTGGGCGTGGTCGGGGTGATCAGCGCCTTCAACTTCCCGGTCGCGGTCTGGGCCTGGAACACCACGCTGGCGCTGGTCTGCGGCAACCCGGTGATCTGGAAGCCCTCGGAAAAGACCCCGCTGACCGCGCTGGCCTGCCAGGCGCTGTTCGACCGCGTGCTGAAAAATTTCAGTGATGCGCCACCGTACCTCAGCCAGGTCATCATCGGTGGTCGTGACGCGGGCGAGGCGCTGGTCGACGACCCGCGCGTGGCCCTGATCAGCGCCACCGGCAGCACCCGGATGGGGCGCGAGGTGGCGCCCAAGGTTGCCGCCCGCTTTGCCCGGAGCATTCTGGAACTGGGCGGCAACAATGCGATGATCCTCGGCCCCAGCGCCGATCTGGACATGGCCGTGCGTGCCATCCTGTTCAGCGCCGTCGGCACCGCCGGCCAGCGTTGCACCACCCTGCGCCGGCTGATCGCCCACGAGTCGGTCAAGGACGAGATTGTCATCCGGCTCAAGGCGGCCTACGCCAAGGTCCGTATCGGTCATCCGCTGGAAGGCAACCTGATCGGTCCGCTGATCGACAAGCACAGCTTCGATGCGATGCAGGACGCCCTCGAGCAGGCGCTGAGCGAAGGCGGTCGGGTATTCGGTGGCCAGCGCCAGTTGCAGGACCAGTTCCCCAACGCCTATTACGTCTCGCCGGCGATCGTCGAGATGCCCGAGCAGAGCGATGTCGTCCGCCATGAAACCTTTGCGCCGATTCTCTATGTGATCGGCTACAGCGACTTCGCCGAGGCCCTGCGCCTGAACAATGCGGTGCCGCAAGGATTGTCGTCGTGCATCTTCACCACCGACGTGCGCGAGGCCGAGCTGTTCATGTCGGCGGTGGGCAGCGACTGTGGCATTGCCAACGTCAACATCGGCCCCAGCGGTGCGGAGATCGGTGGCGCGTTCGGTGGCGAAAAGGAGACCGGCGGTGGTCGTGAGTCGGGCTCCGATGCCTGGCGCGGCTACATGCGGCGCCAGACCAACACCGTCAACTACTCGCTGGAACTGCCATTGGCCCAGGGCATCGTCTTCGACTGA
- the amaA gene encoding L-pipecolate oxidase — MALREECLWEKLTPQRPEAPRFKGELSVDVCVIGAGITGLSAAIHLREQGKSVCVLEAHRAGHGGSGRNVGLVNAGLWIAPDDIEAGFGEAVGSQLNRMLGAAPALVFSLVDKYGIDCQLRREGTLHMAHNARGEADLRSREAQWKRRGAPVELLTGSACEAATGTRRIAAALLDRRAGTLNPMAYTSGLAKAAAGLGAQLFDQSPVTRLERQGQRWSVQTADGAVSAEQVVMASNAYTEGEWTELRRNFFPGYYYQVASAPLDDDAARRILPGGQGSWDTRQVLSSIRRDADGRLLLGSLGNGNQKPAWFLRAWADRVQQHYFPYLQKVDWECTWTGCIAFTPDHLMRLFEPAPGLVAVTGYNGRGVTTGTVVGKAFADYLCNGNPQALPIPFAPMRPVPAVGLRSCLYEVGFSLYHAGQCLRIVI, encoded by the coding sequence ATGGCGTTACGTGAAGAGTGTCTCTGGGAAAAACTGACGCCGCAGCGGCCTGAAGCGCCGCGTTTCAAGGGCGAGCTGAGTGTCGATGTCTGTGTCATCGGCGCCGGCATCACCGGCTTGTCGGCGGCCATCCATCTGCGAGAGCAGGGCAAGAGCGTCTGCGTGCTGGAGGCCCACCGCGCCGGGCATGGTGGTTCCGGGCGTAACGTCGGGCTGGTCAATGCCGGGCTGTGGATTGCTCCAGACGACATCGAGGCCGGCTTCGGCGAGGCTGTCGGCAGCCAGCTCAACCGTATGCTCGGTGCCGCCCCGGCACTGGTGTTCAGCCTGGTCGACAAGTACGGCATCGATTGCCAGCTGCGCCGCGAGGGCACCCTGCACATGGCCCACAACGCCCGCGGCGAGGCTGACCTGCGCAGTCGTGAAGCTCAATGGAAGCGTCGCGGTGCCCCGGTCGAACTGCTGACCGGCAGCGCCTGCGAAGCCGCCACCGGTACACGCCGGATCGCCGCCGCCTTGCTCGACCGGCGGGCCGGCACCCTCAACCCGATGGCCTACACCTCGGGCCTGGCCAAGGCTGCCGCGGGGCTCGGAGCACAACTGTTCGACCAGTCTCCAGTCACCCGGCTGGAGCGCCAGGGCCAGCGCTGGTCGGTGCAGACGGCTGATGGCGCGGTCAGCGCCGAGCAGGTGGTGATGGCATCCAATGCCTACACCGAGGGCGAGTGGACCGAACTGCGGCGCAACTTTTTCCCGGGCTACTACTACCAGGTCGCCTCCGCTCCGCTCGACGATGATGCGGCGAGGCGGATCCTGCCGGGTGGCCAGGGTTCCTGGGATACCCGCCAGGTGCTCAGCAGCATTCGCCGCGATGCCGACGGCCGCCTGCTGCTCGGTAGCCTGGGCAACGGCAACCAGAAACCCGCCTGGTTCCTGCGGGCCTGGGCCGACCGGGTCCAGCAGCACTATTTCCCCTACCTGCAAAAGGTCGACTGGGAGTGCACCTGGACGGGATGCATCGCCTTTACCCCCGACCACCTGATGCGCCTGTTCGAGCCGGCGCCAGGGCTGGTGGCCGTCACGGGCTACAACGGGCGGGGTGTCACGACCGGCACGGTGGTCGGCAAGGCGTTCGCCGACTACCTGTGTAACGGAAATCCTCAGGCCCTGCCGATTCCCTTCGCCCCCATGCGGCCGGTGCCGGCGGTAGGCTTGCGCAGTTGTCTATACGAGGTCGGATTTTCGCTGTATCACGCGGGCCAGTGCCTGCGGATCGTCATTTGA
- a CDS encoding branched-chain amino acid ABC transporter substrate-binding protein, with protein MSQKFYKKGFVALAVAAALGVSAFAQADLKIGVAGPMTGANAAFGEQYMKGAQAAADVINAAGGVNGEKIVLVKGDDACEPKQAVTVAKDLSNQKVAGVVGHFCSSSTIPASEVYDEAGIIAITPGSTNPQVTERGLSAMFRMCGRDDQQGIVAGDYIVDVLKGKKVAVIHDKDTYGQGLADATKAQLIKRGVTPVIYEGLTRGEKDFSALVTKIRAAGADVVYFGGLHPEAGPLVKQLRTEGLKDVKFMSDDGVVTDELVTTAGGPQYVDGVYMTFGADPRLLPDSKAVVEQFRKNGTEPEGYTLYAYASIQALAAGFTGAKSNKGEDAAKWLKSHPVKTVMGEKAWDSKGDLKVSDYVVYQWDASGKYHQLEKQK; from the coding sequence ATGTCCCAGAAGTTTTACAAAAAAGGCTTTGTCGCCCTCGCAGTGGCTGCTGCGCTGGGTGTTTCTGCGTTTGCTCAGGCTGATCTGAAAATCGGTGTTGCCGGTCCCATGACCGGTGCCAACGCGGCGTTTGGCGAGCAGTACATGAAAGGGGCACAGGCTGCAGCGGATGTGATCAACGCGGCCGGTGGGGTGAATGGGGAGAAGATCGTCCTGGTCAAGGGTGACGATGCATGCGAGCCGAAGCAGGCGGTGACGGTCGCCAAGGACCTGTCCAACCAGAAGGTGGCCGGTGTCGTCGGGCACTTCTGCTCGTCGTCGACCATCCCGGCGTCGGAAGTCTATGACGAAGCCGGCATCATCGCGATCACGCCCGGCTCGACCAACCCGCAGGTCACCGAGCGCGGCCTGTCGGCGATGTTCCGCATGTGCGGCCGTGACGACCAGCAGGGCATCGTCGCCGGCGACTACATCGTCGACGTGCTCAAGGGCAAGAAGGTCGCCGTGATCCACGACAAGGACACCTACGGCCAGGGCCTGGCCGATGCGACCAAGGCACAGTTGATCAAGCGCGGCGTGACCCCGGTGATCTACGAGGGCCTGACCCGTGGCGAGAAGGACTTCAGCGCCCTGGTGACCAAGATCCGTGCTGCTGGCGCCGACGTGGTCTACTTCGGTGGCCTGCATCCGGAAGCCGGTCCGCTGGTCAAGCAACTGCGTACCGAAGGCCTGAAGGACGTCAAGTTCATGTCCGACGACGGTGTGGTGACCGACGAACTGGTGACCACCGCTGGCGGTCCGCAATACGTCGACGGCGTCTACATGACCTTTGGCGCCGACCCACGCCTGCTGCCGGACAGCAAGGCGGTGGTCGAGCAATTCCGCAAGAACGGCACCGAGCCTGAAGGCTACACCCTGTACGCCTATGCTTCGATCCAGGCCCTGGCCGCCGGCTTCACCGGTGCCAAGTCCAACAAGGGCGAAGACGCCGCCAAGTGGCTCAAGTCGCATCCGGTCAAGACCGTCATGGGCGAGAAGGCCTGGGACAGCAAGGGTGACCTGAAGGTCTCCGACTACGTGGTCTACCAGTGGGACGCGAGCGGCAAATACCACCAGCTGGAAAAACAGAAGTGA
- a CDS encoding ABC transporter permease subunit, with protein sequence MDGIFLQQLVNGLTLGSVYGLIAIGYTMVYGIIGMINFAHGEVYMISAYLSAISLALLAYFGIESFPLLMLGTLLFTIVVTGVYGWTIERIAYKPLRNSTRLAPLISAIGISLILQNYAQISQGAKQQGVPTLLTGAWRIDVGSGFVQLTYTKVFILVAAFVGMGVLTYIIKYTKLGRMCRATQQDRKMASILGINTDRIISYVFVIGAAMAALAGVLITMNYGTFDFYAGFVIGIKAFTAAVLGGIGSLPGAMLGGIILGISESLFSGLVNSDYKDVFSFSLLVLVLVFRPQGLLGRPLVSKV encoded by the coding sequence ATGGATGGTATTTTCCTGCAGCAACTGGTCAATGGCCTGACCCTCGGGTCGGTCTATGGCCTGATCGCCATCGGCTACACAATGGTCTATGGCATCATCGGCATGATCAACTTCGCCCATGGCGAGGTTTACATGATTTCCGCCTACCTCTCGGCAATCAGTCTGGCCCTGCTGGCCTATTTCGGTATCGAATCCTTCCCGCTGCTGATGCTCGGCACGCTGTTGTTCACCATCGTCGTCACCGGCGTGTATGGCTGGACCATCGAGCGTATCGCCTACAAGCCGCTGCGCAACTCCACCCGCCTGGCGCCGCTGATCAGTGCCATCGGCATCTCGCTGATCCTGCAGAACTACGCGCAGATCAGCCAGGGCGCCAAGCAGCAGGGCGTGCCCACGCTGCTCACCGGTGCCTGGCGCATCGACGTCGGCAGCGGCTTCGTCCAGCTCACCTACACCAAGGTGTTCATCCTGGTGGCCGCGTTCGTCGGCATGGGCGTGCTGACCTACATCATCAAGTACACCAAGCTGGGGCGCATGTGCCGGGCCACCCAGCAGGACCGCAAGATGGCCTCGATCCTGGGGATCAATACCGACCGGATCATTTCCTATGTGTTCGTCATCGGCGCGGCCATGGCGGCCCTGGCCGGTGTGCTGATCACCATGAACTACGGCACCTTCGACTTCTACGCCGGCTTCGTCATCGGCATCAAGGCGTTCACCGCGGCGGTGCTTGGCGGCATCGGTTCACTGCCGGGAGCGATGCTGGGCGGGATCATCCTCGGGATTTCCGAGTCGCTGTTCTCCGGGTTGGTCAACTCGGACTATAAGGACGTGTTCAGCTTCTCGCTGCTGGTCCTGGTCCTGGTCTTTCGGCCGCAAGGCCTGCTCGGCCGTCCTCTTGTGTCGAAGGTGTAA